A single region of the Acanthopagrus latus isolate v.2019 chromosome 11, fAcaLat1.1, whole genome shotgun sequence genome encodes:
- the abl2 gene encoding tyrosine-protein kinase ABL2 isoform X2, whose amino-acid sequence MGQQVGRVGEGTSTGLQPPQPHASQPHQGKGNRGSGAGRRPREPGSSTGTPPGRTAAVNVPDPGINIFTQHSALHRPFGLDSAALTEAVRWSSKENLLGAAESDPNLFVALYDFVASGDNTLSITKGEKLRVLGYNQNGEWSEVRSKNGQGWVPSNYITPVNSLEKHSWYHGPVSRSAAEYLLSSLINGSFLVRESESSPGQLSISLRYEGRVYHYRINTGSDGKVYVTSESRFATLAELVHHHSTVADGLVTTLHYPAPKCNKPTVYGVSPIHDKWEMERTDITMKHKLGGGQYGEVYVGVWKKYNLTVAVKTLKEDTMEVEEFLKEAAVMKEVKHPNLVQLLGVCTLEPPFYIVTEYMPHGNLLDYLRDCDKEEVNAVVLLYMATQISSAMEYLEKKNFIHRDLAARNCLVGENHVVKVADFGLSRLMTGDTYTAHAGAKFPIKWTAPESLAYNTFSIKSDVWAFGVLLWEIATYGMSPYPGIDLSQVYDLLEKGYRMEQPEGCPPKVYELMRACWQWSPLDRPSFAEIHQAFETMFHDSSISEEVAEELCKTASSGHCGPLHSFSHDMPLLPSKSRTLHKHTENKENIEGGLDGRSDHGSHGHSGWASTLFGGDGRSGSPALPRKQQPRDKSPAGLLEDAQDMGTFTRDRKTGFFSSFIKKKSSSSSSSPSSQLQQNLPTPPKRSSSFREMETQPHKKYEPTADFSAPPPLPQSDSLGGFSASPSHTHGEPTQGQSRCCGAAFGQKPSGGGLGSQLTSGSSWSGLAGFFTPRLIKKTLGLRTGKTASSDDGGSIAGGPKPFPRSNSTSSMSAGLPDLERMALTLPRNRSAKPPLERTASTTSQPENGAARPSETLLRRMDEGTAQIRERPKAKLLPRGTAVGVRAPGVGGEVGESDSLSRVREGREENAGGLDRQQSWPSPSKTSSSSASSAAAGAPTHNHKVPVLISPTLKHSPADVHLVGLDSQGNRFKLLSEHQADRDRPRLVKPKCAPPPPPTLRSLQHSYSGDGEEQVGGAPVEVNGDTLKGHRSGRTSGGATTGRPSVPPPQVPPASSSSFSSSCSTTTNTTPTKMANGATTTASSSHTAGSKVALRRTRQQAERVPLERVSREALLECAECLRSALHASSESPASSQVLDAGHQLLDYCSGYVDCIPQMRNKFAFREAVGKLELSLQELRASSSGGGGLSSMGPNTVLDNLHGCIKEISDVVQR is encoded by the exons CTCTCCACAGGCCATTCGGCCTGGACTCGGCGGCGCTGACGGAGGCGGTGCGCTGGAGCTCCAAGGAAAACCTGCTGGGGGCGGCCGAGAGCGACCCCAACCTCTTCGTTGCACTTTATGACTTTGTCGCCAGCGGAGACAACACGCTCAGCATCACCAAAG GTGAGAAGCTGCGTGTGCTGGGCTACAACCAGAATGGGGAGTGGAGCGAAGTGCGCTCAAAGAACGGCCAGGGTTGGGTACCATCCAACTACATCACGCCAGTCAACAGTCTGGAGAAGCACAGCTGGTACCACGGGCCCGTGTCACGCAGCGCCGCAGAGTACCTGCTCTCATCCCTCATCAACGGCAGTTTCTTGGTCCGGGAAAGTGAGAGCAGCCCGGGACAGCTGTCAATTTCTCTCCGCTATGAGGGGAGAGTGTACCACTACCGAATCAATACAGGCTCTGATGGAAAG GTGTATGTGACATCCGAGAGCCGTTTTGCCACCCTGGCCGAGCTGGTCCACCACCACTCCACTGTAGCAGATGGCCTGGTCACCACCCTGCACTACCCAGCACCCAAATGCAACAAACCCACAGTGTACGGTGTGTCGCCCATCCATGACAAGTGGGAGATGGAGCGCACAGACATCACCATGAAGCACAAGCTGGGTGGAGGCCAGTATGGTGAGGTGTATGTGGGAGTGTGGAAAAAGTACAACCTCACCGTGGCTGTCAAAACACTTAAG GAGGACACCATGGAAGTTGAAGAGTTTCTGAAAGAAGCCGCTGTCATGAAGGAGGTTAAACACCCAAACCTCGTTCAGCTACTAG GTGTATGCACGCTGGAGCCTCCGTTCTACATCGTGACAGAGTACATGCCACACGGCAACCTGTTGGACTACTTGAGGGATTGTGACAAAGAGGAGGTAAATGCTGTGGTGCTGCTGTACATGGCCACACAGATCTCCTCTGCCATGGAGTACCTGGAGAAGAAGAACTTCATACACAG ggatCTAGCAGCGAGGAACTGCCTGGTCGGGGAGAATCATGTCGTGAAGGTTGCAGACTTTGGCCTGAGCCGGTTGATGACTGGCGACACCTACACTGCCCACGCTGGGGCCAAGTTCCCCATCAAGTGGACTGCACCAGAGAGCCTTGCATATAACACCTTCTCTATCAAGTCTGATGTGTGGG CATTTGGGGTGCTGCTATGGGAAATTGCCACCTATGGCATGTCTCCATACCCTGGCATTGATCTGTCTCAGGTCTATGACCTCCTGGAGAAAGGTTACCGGATGGAGCAGCCTGAGGGATGTCCACCCAAAGTCTATGAACTCATGAGAGCAT GCTGGCAGTGGAGCCCTCTGGACCGGCCGTCATTTGCAGAGATCCACCAAGCATTTGAAACGATGTTCCATGACTCCAGCATCTCTGAAG AGGTGGCTGAGGAGCTCTGTAAGACGGCCTCCTCTGGTCACTGCGGACCACTGCACTCTTTCAGTCACGACATGCCCCTGTTGCCTTCCAAATCTCGCACACTCCACaagcacacagaaaacaaggagaACATTGAGGGCGGACTCGACGGGCGATCCGACCACGGCTCGCATGGTCACTCAG GCTGGGCTTCTACGCTGTTTGGGGGGGACGGTCGCTCAGGTTCCCCGGCTCTAcccagaaaacagcagccaCGAGATAAATCTCCTGCTGGCCTTCTGGAGGATGCACAGGACATGGGCACATTTACACGAGATCGCAAGACTGGCTTCTTTAGCTCCTTCATAAAGAAAAAGTCgtcctcgtcgtcctcctcgCCATCCTCCCAGCTCCAGCAGAACCTCCCGACGCCACCCAAGAGGAGCAGTTCCTTCCGGGAGATGGAAACACAGCCTCACAAGAAATACGAGCCGACGGCAGATTTCAGCGCTCCTCCTCCCCTACCCCAGTCGGACAGTCTCGGTGgcttctctgcctctccctctcacacccACGGGGAACCCACCCAGGGTCAGTCACGCTGCTGTGGGGCTGCTTTTGGACAAAAGCCCTCTGGCGGGGGCCTTGGCTCTCAATTGACGAGTGGCAGCAGTTGGAGTGGGTTGGCTGGTTTTTTCACGCCCAGACTCATCAAAAAGACTCTGGGGCTACGGACAGGAAAGACAGCCTCTTCAGACGATGGTGGAAGTATAGCTGGAGGGCCTAAGCCCTTTCCTCGGTCCAATTCTACCTCCTCCATGTCTGCTGGGCTGCCTGACCTGGAGCGCATGGCGCTGACTTTACCCAGGAACCGTAGTGCAAAGCCCCCTCTCGAGAGGACTGCTTCCACAACCTCCCAGCCAGAGAACGGGGCTGCACGGCCCTCAGAAACTCTGTTGCGGAGGATGGATGAGGGGACTGCACAGATCAGGGAAAGGCCCAAAGCCAAGCTACTACCCCGGGGCACTGCTGTCGGGGTGAGGGCACCAGGGGTTGGGGGGGAGGTCGGGGAATCAGACAGTCTGTCTCGGGTCAGGGAGGGTAGAGAAGAGAATGCGGGAGGACTGGACAGGCAGCAGAGTTGGCCATCTCCCTCTAAGACCTCGAGTTCTAGTGCgtcatcagctgcagcaggtgcgCCGACTCACAACCACAAAGTTCCGGTCCTGATCTCCCCCACGCTGAAGCACAGCCCAGCTGACGTGCATCTGGTGGGCTTAGACTCTCAGGGGAACCGCTTCAAACTGCTGTCTGAGCACCAAGCAGACCGGGACCGGCCACGACTTGTCAAACCCAagtgtgctcctcctcctcctcctactctgCGGAGCCTGCAACACTCCTACAGCGGCGACGGTGAGGAGCAGGTAGGAGGAGCACCTGTGGAGGTAAATGGAGACACGTTGAAAGGTCACAGGTCAGGGCGAACGTCAGGAGGAGCGACGACGGGCAGACCGTCAGTGCCACCACCACAAGTGCCTCctgcatcttcctcctccttttcctcgtcatgctccaccaccaccaacacgACTCCCACCAAAATGGCCAACGGAGCCACCACCActgcctcctcctcacacacagccGGCTCCAAAGTGGCACTTCGGCGGACCAGGCAGCAAGCGGAGAGGGTGCCCCTGGAGCGCGTTAGCCGCGAGGCCCTGCTGGAGTGCGCCGAGTGCCTGAGAAGCGCCCTCCATGCCAGCTCCGAAAGCCCTGCCAGCAGCCAGGTGCTGGATGCTGGCCACCAGCTGCTAGACTACTGCTCAGGTTATGTGGACTGCATCCCTCAGATGAGGAACAAATTTGCCTTCCGAGAGGCGGTGGGGAAGCTGGAGCTCAGCCTGCAGGAACTGAGGGCATcgtcatcaggaggaggagggctgagcAGCATGGGGCCCAACACTGTACTGGACAACCTGCACGGCTGTATTAAAGAGATTAGTGATGTAGTGCAGAGGTAG
- the abl2 gene encoding tyrosine-protein kinase ABL2 isoform X1 yields MGQQVGRVGEGTSTGLQPPQPHASQPHQGKGNRGSGAGRRPREPGSSTGTPPGRTAAVNVPDPGINIFTQHSEALHRPFGLDSAALTEAVRWSSKENLLGAAESDPNLFVALYDFVASGDNTLSITKGEKLRVLGYNQNGEWSEVRSKNGQGWVPSNYITPVNSLEKHSWYHGPVSRSAAEYLLSSLINGSFLVRESESSPGQLSISLRYEGRVYHYRINTGSDGKVYVTSESRFATLAELVHHHSTVADGLVTTLHYPAPKCNKPTVYGVSPIHDKWEMERTDITMKHKLGGGQYGEVYVGVWKKYNLTVAVKTLKEDTMEVEEFLKEAAVMKEVKHPNLVQLLGVCTLEPPFYIVTEYMPHGNLLDYLRDCDKEEVNAVVLLYMATQISSAMEYLEKKNFIHRDLAARNCLVGENHVVKVADFGLSRLMTGDTYTAHAGAKFPIKWTAPESLAYNTFSIKSDVWAFGVLLWEIATYGMSPYPGIDLSQVYDLLEKGYRMEQPEGCPPKVYELMRACWQWSPLDRPSFAEIHQAFETMFHDSSISEEVAEELCKTASSGHCGPLHSFSHDMPLLPSKSRTLHKHTENKENIEGGLDGRSDHGSHGHSGWASTLFGGDGRSGSPALPRKQQPRDKSPAGLLEDAQDMGTFTRDRKTGFFSSFIKKKSSSSSSSPSSQLQQNLPTPPKRSSSFREMETQPHKKYEPTADFSAPPPLPQSDSLGGFSASPSHTHGEPTQGQSRCCGAAFGQKPSGGGLGSQLTSGSSWSGLAGFFTPRLIKKTLGLRTGKTASSDDGGSIAGGPKPFPRSNSTSSMSAGLPDLERMALTLPRNRSAKPPLERTASTTSQPENGAARPSETLLRRMDEGTAQIRERPKAKLLPRGTAVGVRAPGVGGEVGESDSLSRVREGREENAGGLDRQQSWPSPSKTSSSSASSAAAGAPTHNHKVPVLISPTLKHSPADVHLVGLDSQGNRFKLLSEHQADRDRPRLVKPKCAPPPPPTLRSLQHSYSGDGEEQVGGAPVEVNGDTLKGHRSGRTSGGATTGRPSVPPPQVPPASSSSFSSSCSTTTNTTPTKMANGATTTASSSHTAGSKVALRRTRQQAERVPLERVSREALLECAECLRSALHASSESPASSQVLDAGHQLLDYCSGYVDCIPQMRNKFAFREAVGKLELSLQELRASSSGGGGLSSMGPNTVLDNLHGCIKEISDVVQR; encoded by the exons AAGCTCTCCACAGGCCATTCGGCCTGGACTCGGCGGCGCTGACGGAGGCGGTGCGCTGGAGCTCCAAGGAAAACCTGCTGGGGGCGGCCGAGAGCGACCCCAACCTCTTCGTTGCACTTTATGACTTTGTCGCCAGCGGAGACAACACGCTCAGCATCACCAAAG GTGAGAAGCTGCGTGTGCTGGGCTACAACCAGAATGGGGAGTGGAGCGAAGTGCGCTCAAAGAACGGCCAGGGTTGGGTACCATCCAACTACATCACGCCAGTCAACAGTCTGGAGAAGCACAGCTGGTACCACGGGCCCGTGTCACGCAGCGCCGCAGAGTACCTGCTCTCATCCCTCATCAACGGCAGTTTCTTGGTCCGGGAAAGTGAGAGCAGCCCGGGACAGCTGTCAATTTCTCTCCGCTATGAGGGGAGAGTGTACCACTACCGAATCAATACAGGCTCTGATGGAAAG GTGTATGTGACATCCGAGAGCCGTTTTGCCACCCTGGCCGAGCTGGTCCACCACCACTCCACTGTAGCAGATGGCCTGGTCACCACCCTGCACTACCCAGCACCCAAATGCAACAAACCCACAGTGTACGGTGTGTCGCCCATCCATGACAAGTGGGAGATGGAGCGCACAGACATCACCATGAAGCACAAGCTGGGTGGAGGCCAGTATGGTGAGGTGTATGTGGGAGTGTGGAAAAAGTACAACCTCACCGTGGCTGTCAAAACACTTAAG GAGGACACCATGGAAGTTGAAGAGTTTCTGAAAGAAGCCGCTGTCATGAAGGAGGTTAAACACCCAAACCTCGTTCAGCTACTAG GTGTATGCACGCTGGAGCCTCCGTTCTACATCGTGACAGAGTACATGCCACACGGCAACCTGTTGGACTACTTGAGGGATTGTGACAAAGAGGAGGTAAATGCTGTGGTGCTGCTGTACATGGCCACACAGATCTCCTCTGCCATGGAGTACCTGGAGAAGAAGAACTTCATACACAG ggatCTAGCAGCGAGGAACTGCCTGGTCGGGGAGAATCATGTCGTGAAGGTTGCAGACTTTGGCCTGAGCCGGTTGATGACTGGCGACACCTACACTGCCCACGCTGGGGCCAAGTTCCCCATCAAGTGGACTGCACCAGAGAGCCTTGCATATAACACCTTCTCTATCAAGTCTGATGTGTGGG CATTTGGGGTGCTGCTATGGGAAATTGCCACCTATGGCATGTCTCCATACCCTGGCATTGATCTGTCTCAGGTCTATGACCTCCTGGAGAAAGGTTACCGGATGGAGCAGCCTGAGGGATGTCCACCCAAAGTCTATGAACTCATGAGAGCAT GCTGGCAGTGGAGCCCTCTGGACCGGCCGTCATTTGCAGAGATCCACCAAGCATTTGAAACGATGTTCCATGACTCCAGCATCTCTGAAG AGGTGGCTGAGGAGCTCTGTAAGACGGCCTCCTCTGGTCACTGCGGACCACTGCACTCTTTCAGTCACGACATGCCCCTGTTGCCTTCCAAATCTCGCACACTCCACaagcacacagaaaacaaggagaACATTGAGGGCGGACTCGACGGGCGATCCGACCACGGCTCGCATGGTCACTCAG GCTGGGCTTCTACGCTGTTTGGGGGGGACGGTCGCTCAGGTTCCCCGGCTCTAcccagaaaacagcagccaCGAGATAAATCTCCTGCTGGCCTTCTGGAGGATGCACAGGACATGGGCACATTTACACGAGATCGCAAGACTGGCTTCTTTAGCTCCTTCATAAAGAAAAAGTCgtcctcgtcgtcctcctcgCCATCCTCCCAGCTCCAGCAGAACCTCCCGACGCCACCCAAGAGGAGCAGTTCCTTCCGGGAGATGGAAACACAGCCTCACAAGAAATACGAGCCGACGGCAGATTTCAGCGCTCCTCCTCCCCTACCCCAGTCGGACAGTCTCGGTGgcttctctgcctctccctctcacacccACGGGGAACCCACCCAGGGTCAGTCACGCTGCTGTGGGGCTGCTTTTGGACAAAAGCCCTCTGGCGGGGGCCTTGGCTCTCAATTGACGAGTGGCAGCAGTTGGAGTGGGTTGGCTGGTTTTTTCACGCCCAGACTCATCAAAAAGACTCTGGGGCTACGGACAGGAAAGACAGCCTCTTCAGACGATGGTGGAAGTATAGCTGGAGGGCCTAAGCCCTTTCCTCGGTCCAATTCTACCTCCTCCATGTCTGCTGGGCTGCCTGACCTGGAGCGCATGGCGCTGACTTTACCCAGGAACCGTAGTGCAAAGCCCCCTCTCGAGAGGACTGCTTCCACAACCTCCCAGCCAGAGAACGGGGCTGCACGGCCCTCAGAAACTCTGTTGCGGAGGATGGATGAGGGGACTGCACAGATCAGGGAAAGGCCCAAAGCCAAGCTACTACCCCGGGGCACTGCTGTCGGGGTGAGGGCACCAGGGGTTGGGGGGGAGGTCGGGGAATCAGACAGTCTGTCTCGGGTCAGGGAGGGTAGAGAAGAGAATGCGGGAGGACTGGACAGGCAGCAGAGTTGGCCATCTCCCTCTAAGACCTCGAGTTCTAGTGCgtcatcagctgcagcaggtgcgCCGACTCACAACCACAAAGTTCCGGTCCTGATCTCCCCCACGCTGAAGCACAGCCCAGCTGACGTGCATCTGGTGGGCTTAGACTCTCAGGGGAACCGCTTCAAACTGCTGTCTGAGCACCAAGCAGACCGGGACCGGCCACGACTTGTCAAACCCAagtgtgctcctcctcctcctcctactctgCGGAGCCTGCAACACTCCTACAGCGGCGACGGTGAGGAGCAGGTAGGAGGAGCACCTGTGGAGGTAAATGGAGACACGTTGAAAGGTCACAGGTCAGGGCGAACGTCAGGAGGAGCGACGACGGGCAGACCGTCAGTGCCACCACCACAAGTGCCTCctgcatcttcctcctccttttcctcgtcatgctccaccaccaccaacacgACTCCCACCAAAATGGCCAACGGAGCCACCACCActgcctcctcctcacacacagccGGCTCCAAAGTGGCACTTCGGCGGACCAGGCAGCAAGCGGAGAGGGTGCCCCTGGAGCGCGTTAGCCGCGAGGCCCTGCTGGAGTGCGCCGAGTGCCTGAGAAGCGCCCTCCATGCCAGCTCCGAAAGCCCTGCCAGCAGCCAGGTGCTGGATGCTGGCCACCAGCTGCTAGACTACTGCTCAGGTTATGTGGACTGCATCCCTCAGATGAGGAACAAATTTGCCTTCCGAGAGGCGGTGGGGAAGCTGGAGCTCAGCCTGCAGGAACTGAGGGCATcgtcatcaggaggaggagggctgagcAGCATGGGGCCCAACACTGTACTGGACAACCTGCACGGCTGTATTAAAGAGATTAGTGATGTAGTGCAGAGGTAG
- the abl2 gene encoding tyrosine-protein kinase ABL2 isoform X3 → MLLRCLQASSSFEEEWAALSGRPLHTGHRQGNPPGQTALHRPFGLDSAALTEAVRWSSKENLLGAAESDPNLFVALYDFVASGDNTLSITKGEKLRVLGYNQNGEWSEVRSKNGQGWVPSNYITPVNSLEKHSWYHGPVSRSAAEYLLSSLINGSFLVRESESSPGQLSISLRYEGRVYHYRINTGSDGKVYVTSESRFATLAELVHHHSTVADGLVTTLHYPAPKCNKPTVYGVSPIHDKWEMERTDITMKHKLGGGQYGEVYVGVWKKYNLTVAVKTLKEDTMEVEEFLKEAAVMKEVKHPNLVQLLGVCTLEPPFYIVTEYMPHGNLLDYLRDCDKEEVNAVVLLYMATQISSAMEYLEKKNFIHRDLAARNCLVGENHVVKVADFGLSRLMTGDTYTAHAGAKFPIKWTAPESLAYNTFSIKSDVWAFGVLLWEIATYGMSPYPGIDLSQVYDLLEKGYRMEQPEGCPPKVYELMRACWQWSPLDRPSFAEIHQAFETMFHDSSISEEVAEELCKTASSGHCGPLHSFSHDMPLLPSKSRTLHKHTENKENIEGGLDGRSDHGSHGHSGWASTLFGGDGRSGSPALPRKQQPRDKSPAGLLEDAQDMGTFTRDRKTGFFSSFIKKKSSSSSSSPSSQLQQNLPTPPKRSSSFREMETQPHKKYEPTADFSAPPPLPQSDSLGGFSASPSHTHGEPTQGQSRCCGAAFGQKPSGGGLGSQLTSGSSWSGLAGFFTPRLIKKTLGLRTGKTASSDDGGSIAGGPKPFPRSNSTSSMSAGLPDLERMALTLPRNRSAKPPLERTASTTSQPENGAARPSETLLRRMDEGTAQIRERPKAKLLPRGTAVGVRAPGVGGEVGESDSLSRVREGREENAGGLDRQQSWPSPSKTSSSSASSAAAGAPTHNHKVPVLISPTLKHSPADVHLVGLDSQGNRFKLLSEHQADRDRPRLVKPKCAPPPPPTLRSLQHSYSGDGEEQVGGAPVEVNGDTLKGHRSGRTSGGATTGRPSVPPPQVPPASSSSFSSSCSTTTNTTPTKMANGATTTASSSHTAGSKVALRRTRQQAERVPLERVSREALLECAECLRSALHASSESPASSQVLDAGHQLLDYCSGYVDCIPQMRNKFAFREAVGKLELSLQELRASSSGGGGLSSMGPNTVLDNLHGCIKEISDVVQR, encoded by the exons ATGCTTTTGAGGTGCCTGCAGGCAAGCAGCAGTTTTGAGGAAGAGTGGGCTGCTCTGAGCGGCCGTCCCCTCCACACAGGACACAGGCAGGGGAACCCGCCTGGACAGACAG CTCTCCACAGGCCATTCGGCCTGGACTCGGCGGCGCTGACGGAGGCGGTGCGCTGGAGCTCCAAGGAAAACCTGCTGGGGGCGGCCGAGAGCGACCCCAACCTCTTCGTTGCACTTTATGACTTTGTCGCCAGCGGAGACAACACGCTCAGCATCACCAAAG GTGAGAAGCTGCGTGTGCTGGGCTACAACCAGAATGGGGAGTGGAGCGAAGTGCGCTCAAAGAACGGCCAGGGTTGGGTACCATCCAACTACATCACGCCAGTCAACAGTCTGGAGAAGCACAGCTGGTACCACGGGCCCGTGTCACGCAGCGCCGCAGAGTACCTGCTCTCATCCCTCATCAACGGCAGTTTCTTGGTCCGGGAAAGTGAGAGCAGCCCGGGACAGCTGTCAATTTCTCTCCGCTATGAGGGGAGAGTGTACCACTACCGAATCAATACAGGCTCTGATGGAAAG GTGTATGTGACATCCGAGAGCCGTTTTGCCACCCTGGCCGAGCTGGTCCACCACCACTCCACTGTAGCAGATGGCCTGGTCACCACCCTGCACTACCCAGCACCCAAATGCAACAAACCCACAGTGTACGGTGTGTCGCCCATCCATGACAAGTGGGAGATGGAGCGCACAGACATCACCATGAAGCACAAGCTGGGTGGAGGCCAGTATGGTGAGGTGTATGTGGGAGTGTGGAAAAAGTACAACCTCACCGTGGCTGTCAAAACACTTAAG GAGGACACCATGGAAGTTGAAGAGTTTCTGAAAGAAGCCGCTGTCATGAAGGAGGTTAAACACCCAAACCTCGTTCAGCTACTAG GTGTATGCACGCTGGAGCCTCCGTTCTACATCGTGACAGAGTACATGCCACACGGCAACCTGTTGGACTACTTGAGGGATTGTGACAAAGAGGAGGTAAATGCTGTGGTGCTGCTGTACATGGCCACACAGATCTCCTCTGCCATGGAGTACCTGGAGAAGAAGAACTTCATACACAG ggatCTAGCAGCGAGGAACTGCCTGGTCGGGGAGAATCATGTCGTGAAGGTTGCAGACTTTGGCCTGAGCCGGTTGATGACTGGCGACACCTACACTGCCCACGCTGGGGCCAAGTTCCCCATCAAGTGGACTGCACCAGAGAGCCTTGCATATAACACCTTCTCTATCAAGTCTGATGTGTGGG CATTTGGGGTGCTGCTATGGGAAATTGCCACCTATGGCATGTCTCCATACCCTGGCATTGATCTGTCTCAGGTCTATGACCTCCTGGAGAAAGGTTACCGGATGGAGCAGCCTGAGGGATGTCCACCCAAAGTCTATGAACTCATGAGAGCAT GCTGGCAGTGGAGCCCTCTGGACCGGCCGTCATTTGCAGAGATCCACCAAGCATTTGAAACGATGTTCCATGACTCCAGCATCTCTGAAG AGGTGGCTGAGGAGCTCTGTAAGACGGCCTCCTCTGGTCACTGCGGACCACTGCACTCTTTCAGTCACGACATGCCCCTGTTGCCTTCCAAATCTCGCACACTCCACaagcacacagaaaacaaggagaACATTGAGGGCGGACTCGACGGGCGATCCGACCACGGCTCGCATGGTCACTCAG GCTGGGCTTCTACGCTGTTTGGGGGGGACGGTCGCTCAGGTTCCCCGGCTCTAcccagaaaacagcagccaCGAGATAAATCTCCTGCTGGCCTTCTGGAGGATGCACAGGACATGGGCACATTTACACGAGATCGCAAGACTGGCTTCTTTAGCTCCTTCATAAAGAAAAAGTCgtcctcgtcgtcctcctcgCCATCCTCCCAGCTCCAGCAGAACCTCCCGACGCCACCCAAGAGGAGCAGTTCCTTCCGGGAGATGGAAACACAGCCTCACAAGAAATACGAGCCGACGGCAGATTTCAGCGCTCCTCCTCCCCTACCCCAGTCGGACAGTCTCGGTGgcttctctgcctctccctctcacacccACGGGGAACCCACCCAGGGTCAGTCACGCTGCTGTGGGGCTGCTTTTGGACAAAAGCCCTCTGGCGGGGGCCTTGGCTCTCAATTGACGAGTGGCAGCAGTTGGAGTGGGTTGGCTGGTTTTTTCACGCCCAGACTCATCAAAAAGACTCTGGGGCTACGGACAGGAAAGACAGCCTCTTCAGACGATGGTGGAAGTATAGCTGGAGGGCCTAAGCCCTTTCCTCGGTCCAATTCTACCTCCTCCATGTCTGCTGGGCTGCCTGACCTGGAGCGCATGGCGCTGACTTTACCCAGGAACCGTAGTGCAAAGCCCCCTCTCGAGAGGACTGCTTCCACAACCTCCCAGCCAGAGAACGGGGCTGCACGGCCCTCAGAAACTCTGTTGCGGAGGATGGATGAGGGGACTGCACAGATCAGGGAAAGGCCCAAAGCCAAGCTACTACCCCGGGGCACTGCTGTCGGGGTGAGGGCACCAGGGGTTGGGGGGGAGGTCGGGGAATCAGACAGTCTGTCTCGGGTCAGGGAGGGTAGAGAAGAGAATGCGGGAGGACTGGACAGGCAGCAGAGTTGGCCATCTCCCTCTAAGACCTCGAGTTCTAGTGCgtcatcagctgcagcaggtgcgCCGACTCACAACCACAAAGTTCCGGTCCTGATCTCCCCCACGCTGAAGCACAGCCCAGCTGACGTGCATCTGGTGGGCTTAGACTCTCAGGGGAACCGCTTCAAACTGCTGTCTGAGCACCAAGCAGACCGGGACCGGCCACGACTTGTCAAACCCAagtgtgctcctcctcctcctcctactctgCGGAGCCTGCAACACTCCTACAGCGGCGACGGTGAGGAGCAGGTAGGAGGAGCACCTGTGGAGGTAAATGGAGACACGTTGAAAGGTCACAGGTCAGGGCGAACGTCAGGAGGAGCGACGACGGGCAGACCGTCAGTGCCACCACCACAAGTGCCTCctgcatcttcctcctccttttcctcgtcatgctccaccaccaccaacacgACTCCCACCAAAATGGCCAACGGAGCCACCACCActgcctcctcctcacacacagccGGCTCCAAAGTGGCACTTCGGCGGACCAGGCAGCAAGCGGAGAGGGTGCCCCTGGAGCGCGTTAGCCGCGAGGCCCTGCTGGAGTGCGCCGAGTGCCTGAGAAGCGCCCTCCATGCCAGCTCCGAAAGCCCTGCCAGCAGCCAGGTGCTGGATGCTGGCCACCAGCTGCTAGACTACTGCTCAGGTTATGTGGACTGCATCCCTCAGATGAGGAACAAATTTGCCTTCCGAGAGGCGGTGGGGAAGCTGGAGCTCAGCCTGCAGGAACTGAGGGCATcgtcatcaggaggaggagggctgagcAGCATGGGGCCCAACACTGTACTGGACAACCTGCACGGCTGTATTAAAGAGATTAGTGATGTAGTGCAGAGGTAG